The sequence below is a genomic window from Pleurocapsa sp. PCC 7327.
TTCCGCACGATGGTAGTCAATGCAGCCGAACTACAAGCCTTCCTAGAAGCGCAAAATCAGATTCAAGATGGAGTGATGTTCAAACTGAGAAACGATCCCCGCATTACGCCTATCGGTCGCTTTCTCAGACGTACCAGCATTGACGAACTGCCGCAACTATTTAATGTTCTTTTGGGTCAAATGAGCCTAGTAGGTCCTCGTCCTTTACCTGTAAGGGATGTCGAGCGCTTCGAGCAATGGCATCACATTCGCCATCGTGTCCTTCCAGGAGTAACGGGACTTTGGCAAATCTCCGGGCGCTCTGATATAGAAGATTTTAACGACGCTGCTCGGCTAGATCTTTATTACATCGACAATTGGTCGCTGAACTTAGATTTAGATATCTTAGTTGAAACTATCAGAGTTGTTTTATTTGGGAAGGGAGCCTATTAAGGACGGAGGAGAGGGGACTGGGAATGGGGAGACAAGGGAGACAAAGGGGAAACAATTAACAACTAACTACTAACAACTAACTACTAACCAATCCTTTCATCCGCCGTTCTCCTTGAAGAGGTTCGAGGAGCGTGCGGCGGCTTCGCCAAAATCAAAAATCCTTTCATCGAATCACTGGTCATTATCTAGAACCCGATCTCGGATTTGGGAAATTAGTTTGCAACAAAGGAGAGGAAGGCGTTGGATTGGGAGCGGGGTTTAACATTTGCTGCCATGTCTGAATTTGTGCCCGTGCCGATTCGTAGGCGCTGCTTTCGCTGGGAATCCTTCTGGCTAAACGGATCGCTTCTTCTATTGAGGCTGAGTTTGCCAGGTTTTCTGCCATACTCAACAGTTGATAGCTCCAGCGATTGAGTGCCTGTGCGCTTTCTCCTCCTACGTCCGTCGAAGATGGGATTCTCCTCAAAATATTAAGTGCTGCTACTAAAGCTTCTGGCGTTCTCGCCTCTGCTACGATTATGGCCTCTTGATAATCTTTTTGCGCCTGAATTTCTTGCTCCCAGTCCCTAATATTGGCGCGTGCTTCTCGATAAAGCGCTCTTCCCCGTCCAATTTTTCGGGCTGCCTCTATAGCAGCTCCATAATCTTTGCTACTGGCTAGAGTATTTGCTTGGTCTAGAAAAGGACGGTCTTCTTGTTCCTCAATAATGCTTCTCCACTGACCGATTCTCTCCTGAGCTTTATTGTAGAGAGCGCGATTTTGACCGATTAAACTTGCTTGAGCGATCGCTGCTTGTAGGGCAGGAACTGTACCGCTCATTGCCAATTCTTCGGCGCGATCTAAAATCGGCTGGTCTTCAATCGTTTGCACCTGACTAACCCAGCGACCGATTTCTTCTCGCGCTTCCCGATAGCGAGGATTGTCCCGTGGGATGAGTTCTGCTTGCGCGATCGCTGCGTTGAGATTTTCAGTTGTCCCCAGTTGTGCTAAGCTCTTCGCCTTTTCCAGAACGGCAACATCCTCAATTTCCAACGTCCAGCGACCGATTAAGTCTTGAGCAACTTGATAAAGAGGACGATTGGGTTCGATTTGTTGGGCGATGACAATCGCTGATTCCAAACTCTCGACCGTTCCCATCTGCGCATCCGCCCCCGCAGTGGCGATCGTCTGCCAGTCATTAGCTTCTTCCTTGAGACCGAGGCTTTCGGGAAGTCGGTCGGTGACATCTAACAAAGCTTGCCAATCGCGTTTATCGATTAAGCCCTCGATATGCTCGACAATCTTTTCTTTTGCCTTGGCGATTAACTCTCGTGCTTCCTGATAGGCATAGCTGTTGGATTCAATTTTTTCTGCATCTTCTACGGCTTTAAACCAATTGTCGATGCCGCCCCGACGCAGGGCTACATAAGCACCATCGAGTTGACGACTTTCTTCTTGGGCGCGTTGGATTTCCTGGGTAAGTTCCCCGTATTTAGTGGTTGCCCAGTATTGATTTTCCAAATAGAGCAATTTGATAGCTTCGCGGAACGCCATATTCCATTCAGATTCTCTCAAGCGTTCCTGCGCTGCGGCAAAAATTTTCTCGCCTTCAGACCAGGTAGACTGCCAGCTTTCGATCCGCTCCTCTACGAGGTTGTAGGCTTGGACGTTATTGGGAATTCTCCGGGCAGTTTCGATCGCCGCGACCAGGCTACCTTCGTTAAACTCCTTCTCGGCAATGTTTAAGATTTCTTTTGCCCATTGCTCGACATTACTATCAATTTCCGATCGCAAGGGATGATCTTTAGATAGAGCTTCTACTAGATTAATTGCGGCTAACAAACCGTCTACCGTCCCTTTTTCAGCTTCTAATTGGGCGCAATAAAGGCGCATCGAAGCCGAAGCGACGGGCCAAAAAATCCTCGGACAATTGGGAGTTTTGGGCAACTGCAACAACCAAGACGTAGCCGCAAATCCTATTCCTCCCGATGCCAGCACCAACAAAATTGCCCAAACCTGCCAACTCAGTTTGCCAAAAGTGTTTTGAAACAGTTTTCTTACCGGGTTGGCAGAGTCAAGCCGAGCGCTCGAATGACGGATTTCTGTAGGTGCCAGTTGTTCCCGATCTGTCCTCATGATTTACTCAAAATATCTAAATTCATCCCACCACTGAGAAAGAATTTTTGCTGTTTCGCTTTTAGGACGAGAAGCTCTAACGACTTCCAATGGCATTTAGGTGGCTTTTTTCCCTTTTGGATCGAACTTAAGGTTTTGCCACCTATTTATTCGAGTAGTTATCCCTAAATTTTCCTAGGGAAGTAGATTGTGTTCGATCTTACCACGACATTTAGCGAAAGCGGTTTGAATTTTCGACTTCTTTACCAGTTAATTGAAGTTAGCGACACTTCAAACGGATTCTGCTCTTAAATCTTCAATCAACTGCGCTAGATGATCCCTACTAGCTTGGTAAATCTCGCCACAGAACTGACAGGTAGCTTCTGCTCCATCGTCTTTTTCAATCATATCTTGGAGTTCTGCTTCTCCGAGGATCTTCAAAGCTCCCAAGACTCGGTTGAACGAACAAGGGCAATCAAAGCGTATCATCTGAACTTCTGGCAGGATAACTAAACCGAGATCGCCCAGCAAGCGATTGAATATGTCAGGTAAGGTCAAACCTTGCTGCATCAGAGGGGTAAATCCCGATAATTGACCGACGCGCTCCTCTAGAGTTGCTACTAACGCTTCGTCTCTAGCTGCTTTGGGCATCACTTGTAACAGGATTCCTCCCGATGCCGTCACGCCTTCCGCTCCGACGAAAACCCCGACTATTAAAGCCGATGGGGTTTGTTCGGAGGTGACTAAGTAGTTGGCGATATCATCTCCTACTTCGCCAGACACTAGCTCGACCGTGCTGGAATAGGGATAGCCATAGCCGATATCCCGCACGACATAAACAAATCCCTCGCGACCGAGCGCTCCGCCAACATCTAATTTTCCTTGCTCGTTCGGCGGCAATTCTACGCTGGGATTGTCTACATAGCCGCGTACCGTTCCGTCGAGTCCCGCGTCGACTAATAATCCCCCCATCGGTCCATTGCCTCTGATGCGAATGTTTACTCTCGATCCTTCGCGTTTCATATTAGAAGCGAGTAACAGTCCAGAAGTCATAGCACGTCCCAAGGCGGCTGTTGCGACATAGGAGAGTTTGTGTCGCACTCTTGCTTCTTGGGTCAAACGGGTTGAAATCGCTCCCACTGCTCGTATGCCACCATCTGCTGCTGTCGCCCGTATTAATTGGTCTGCCATAGTTGATTTTTTGCCGATCGTACTTGATATAACTTAACAAATATTTATGCTTCAAAGGGGTTTAGGCACCGTCTCCGAGCAGGTAGAGACAACCGAACCGAGGTGCGATCGCTAATAAATCTGTACAGGTTTGAGCCAATTGAGCCAAGTAGCAATTTTAATCCAAAAATTTCCTCCTCGATGACTTCCGCTCTTGATAATTTCTTTACCTTTTCTTGAAAATAACTGACTCTAGTTTAAAGTTTTGATGAACCTAGTAAAAACACGTAGACAGTTACCCACCAAAGTGTTATCAAAGAATTATAAAAAGTATTGTTTTTAGAAATTAAAGTACTAAATTAAGCATTTATTAACGAAAAGATAAAGAAAAATAAGCAAAAATTAGTCTGAATTATTTTAAACTGTTTGCTAAATATTTATTCTTTTTTTACTCTAAATGTAGCGAATGAGTAGATTGCTTTTTGTTGGCACAAGTCCCAAAATTAAAACGATTTTAGCCCAAAAATTGAGATAATAATGAGTAAAAACTTGTACCCCCTAGTTAAAACTAGAAATGTCAAAAACAGCATGGCTTCAGAGCTGAAAACTCAGCCAAGCCAAAAACCTTGGTGGAATCGTCCGCTCTGGGGGGACAAGAGTCTATTGGAGAAACTGATATGTAAGCTCAGCAAACCTGAAGTATTCGAGGGTGCAATACATTTACACAATCGAGAACTCCTGGAAGCACAAGGCTTTAGCAAGATGGCTAAAGCTATTGATAGCGATAAATTTGGCTCTCAAGAGTTTTTACTTTTTGTCAAGATTAAGTACTTATTGGCTAGTAATTTAGATGGGTATGAAGGATTGTCCGATAGCGCACAACTTCTCGCAGTAGCGCTTAAAGCTAAAGATAGCTTAATGGTACTTAATCAAACTGAATTGCGTTATCAAACCTATAAACAACAGCAGTTTTACAAGTTTGTTGAAGATCTACTGTCTCAAAACTTAGATATAGAAACATTTCGAGGGCGAGTTCAAGCTAAATTAACCGAACTTCTCGTGCAAATAAAAACTGAAGAAGATAAAATGGCTTTGCAAGCTTATGTCAAAGAGTTAAACGATCTTTCAGAACACGAGCTTGGATTAAAACTCCTTGTTTCATTAAAAGGATATTACTGTATCGATTACTCAATCTTGAGCAAAATCGCTGCGATAATCAACCGTCTTGGCAAGAAAGACATACAAGATCTAAAGAGATTAGTTTCTTTAGTGTTAGTTAATTATGAATTCTTCAAAAAACTCAAAAAAATTATTGGTCTTTCTGAAGAAAAAAACACCCCTGAAACTTATGCTAGATTGATTCAATATCTTGCACTCAACCACAAATATCAACTTGCATTTTTGAAATTTCAGGAGTTAGAGGCGGTTCTGTGGCAATGGTGTAAACACTACCAAGCTATTCTCGCTATTCGTCAACAATATCCGCCTAGCCAATACAAGCAACCGAAAGATTTTTCTCAAGAAATCCCCGGTTTAAAAATTTATCTAAAGTATAAAAATTGGTTAAGCGATCGCAAAGCTTAACTATTTACATGGGTTTGAATCCCTCACCTCGTCCAAGCGAGAATTTCTGTACGTGTATTGGGATTGACGATCGCATCCTTCTCTGCTAATCTAAAGGCATTGCAAGTAATAAAAGTTTTAGAAATTATTAAATGCTTAACAGCATTACGCCCTATTTTTATTTTTGGTTTATGTCGGTTCGCCAAAGGTGAATCCAGTTTCTACTGGCAACCAATGGCGAACCGCAGAGTAAAATCTGCGGTTTTTGTTTTGTCTAAAACGCTCGCTCTCAACTTGAAGAAACGCAAAATGACGCTATTGTCGAACTATTTTTACGGTTTTTACTTTTTTTGGCCCAGACCAGTTCCGGGTAGCTAGAGTCGTGTAGCTAATTTCTTCCATCACCTTGCCCGGAACCGAAATCGGAACCGGGCTTTTTAATTGCTTATTTTCGTCAAAGGAACTATTAACTATGTTGAATGCCAAACTCGCCCTCAAATCTCATCCCGAACAAAAAACCATCGTTCCCCTGTCCGATACCATTGCTTTCGGCGGTAGGGAAATCGTCATCATCGGTGGACCCTGTGCCGTTGAAAGTTTAGAACAGATGGAACGAGTTGCCAGTCACCTCAAACCTACCCCCATTCAAGCGTTACGGGGAGGGGTTTACAAACCGAGAACCTCTCCCTACGCTTTCCAAGGATTGGGATTGGAAGGACTCAAGATCCTGGCCGACGTTAGGCGACGTTATAAAATGCCCGTCGTTACAGAAGTAATGTCAATAGAACAGATAGAAGCGATCGCTGCCCATGTGGATATCCTACAAGTCGGCAGCCGCAATATGCAAAACTACGATTTACTCAAAGCATTAGGACAAGTGAATAAACCCATACTCCTCAAGCGTGGTCTAGCAGCTACCCTTGAGGAGTTTGTTTATGCGGCAGAATATATCTTAAGTCACGGAAATCCAAACGTAGTGCTTTGCGAACGAGGCATTCGCAGTTTTGATTCTTATACTCGTAACGTACTCGATTTAGGGGCAGTAGCCGCTCTCAAACAGATTACTCATTTGCCGATTATCGTCGATCCCTCCCATGCTGTCGGCAAGCGGGAGTTGGTCGCACCGATGGCAAAAGCTGCGATCGCGACTGGTGCGGATGGTTTAATCATCGAGTGTCATCCAGAACCGGACAAGTCGGTTTCCGATGCCCGTCAAGCTCTTTTCCTAGAAGAAATGGTCGATTTAACCCGCATTCTAGAACCGATTGCAGCAGCTGTAGGACGCTGCTTTCCGAAACTCGCACTTCCTGCGATCGTCCCTTAATTGCCGTCTTTAAGGGTTAAGCCAAATACACCAAGTTGAAAGATCGCGGCGAAAAGCGCGATCTTCTCTATTTAGATGGATTAAATCCGAGCTATCTTTTTTAGAAAATAAATCCTTGGATTATTCTTAATTAACGAAAAAGATAAAAAAAATATAAAAAGGCGCTAAGATTTTGATTATTTAAATTGCATGATTTCAACGATTAGTACGAGCGATTAATCTATTTCTTTTATTTCCTTACTATCTTTATCCCTAGCCAAGGTTGGATAGAAAATTAAAGACTTTTCCGTATATTGTTTGAAAAATCGTTAAGATGACAGTAGCATAATTATCAGAATTTTTTACTGGTAAAATAGTAAGTTACTAGAAGTGTAGTACACACTGTTTTCTTCATTACAACTATGATCGAATCATCTGTTAATGCAATTGATGAACCACAATTACCACGAGAGGAGAGGGTAATCCAACTAAAAAATGTCATAGAAACCCTACGCATCGCCGATGAAATTGCTACTCAAGGCTATTTAATTACTAGCTCCGAACTAGCAGATTTAATGGATATTAACGCGAGCGCCGTAACCAGTCGCGGCGATAATTGGTCGTGGCGGAACTGGGTTGTCTCGCGGGTAAGACGAGAAGGCAATCAAATCCTCTGGCAACTCGAAAGAGTCGATTAAAAATCGTGTGTGAGAAACAAACGATTGAAAGATTTTCCCATGCTTTCTTAATTCTCCAAGCTATAAATTCGCCCTCGCCAGTGGGTAGGTTTTTGAAAAGCAGAAATAAAAATCCGCAACACCGCTAACGGATCTGCCAAAGGAGAAAGCCAGAATAACCGCACAGCAGGCGAGGGTTTTTCGCCTCGATAGTAAGAAGGAGCGATCGCCCCCAGTAGTGCAAAGCGAATGGCAAGTAAAAAAAGGTTCAATCCGACTGCTGCTTTTAAGGTAGGAAAAGAATATCCTAAACCCAGACAGGTTAATAAAATTGCAGAAACAAACAGCGGCAATCCCTGCGTCCCCAACAGCAGCCACAAATCGCCCCAGAGTTGACTGGAAGAAGCAGCATCTTTGAGATCGAGCGATCGCCCCCACTCTTGCCAAGTTTCCCTCGCCCCTTCATACATTCGCACTCGAATGACTTTAGCACCGTCTAAGAAACCCACTTTGAATCCTTGGGTAGCGGCGTAGCGAGCAAGGGTTACGTCGTCGCAAAACGAACTTGCCGCACTGCTATATCCTCCCAACCTCTCTAAAACCGAACGACGACAGAAAAAACACTGTCCGTTTGCCATGACTCTTTCCGGTACTTGCTCCCTCACGCCTGCCGAATTGAATCGGTACAGTAACGTCATCAACAGGGCTGGTTGCAACCACCATTCCCCCGGATGGCGGAGGATAAACTGGGGCGACAGGGAAACGAGATCGTATCCTTCTTCCTCTGCTGCTGCCAGCAAACTCGCCACTAAGCCGGGTTGAGGTTGTGTATCGGCATCGATGCCCAAAATCCATTGACTTTTAGGGGAACTGTTCAAAAAACCCGTATGTAGTGCCCAAGGACGACCGACCCAACCGCGAGGGAGGGGATCGTCCGTCATTAGGCGAAAACGGGGATCTTTTTGGGCGGCTGCTTTAACCCGTTCCTGCGTCCCGTCTTGGGAATGGCTATCGACGACAATAATTTCCCGCACTTCGTAGCTTTGCCGACTCAACCCCGCCAGACAAGGATCGATTCGTTCCGCTTCATTGAGGGTAGGAACGATGATGCTGACCGTTCCTAACAGGTCTGGTGTGGGGTTTTTGGGTTCGAGGGGCGGACGGCGACCGGAACCCCTCAAAAGACGGGAGAGAAGAATTGGGATAGCGGTTCCCTGGAATAGCAACAGTCCAAGGGAAATCGCACCCAGAATTTCTTTGCCCAGCAATCCAGCTATCACCAAGAACCTCCGGGAAGCCCCGTGAGTTCGCGCTGGGGAGGGATAGGAGCGGCGGTTAAGAGGCTCGATGCCTCGAAAACCGCCACATAATCTTCAACTATAAACCGCTTCTCTTTATCCACTTGCTACCTCACTAATTGATATGATTGGAGCATGAAACAAACACTGACACTGGTTTGTAAGCTTAAACCTACACCTGAACAAGCCCCTCAAATTGAGGCAATGCTTCAGGCGTTTGCCGATGGCTGCAATTTTGCCAATGAATCCGTGAATCCAAAAGTTACAAACAAGGTAACGATTCAGGCACAGACTTATGGGCAGTTGCGCTCTCGGTTTGGTTTGAGCGCTAATCAAGCAGTGCGTGTTTGTGCCCGTGTTGCAGCTAACCGGAAAACCGCAAAGCTCAAAGGCAAATCGGTTAAAACGTTCAAACCAACTAGCGCTGATTATGACGCTCGAATCTTTGCGTTTCGAGAAAAGGATTGGTCGGTGAGCCTGACTTTGTTGGGGCATCGGGAACAGATCGAACTCGATGTTGGCAAATACCAGAGTGGCAAGCTCAAAGGGAGAAAACCGACATCTGCAACGCTGTGTAAACATCGCGACGGGCAATTCTACATCCACATTCAGGTGAGCGATGAAACGCCACAGCCAATTAAATCTAATCATGTCATCGGCGTTGATTTCGGCAGACGAGACATTGCTGTAACGAGCGATGGAAAGAAGTGGGACGGTAAACCCATCGAGAAAGTTAGAGACAAATTTTCCAAGACAAGAGCATTGCTCCTGGCAAAAGTCTCGAAAGGCACAAGAACGACGCGCCGTAGGGTGCGCAAGATCTTGAAACGGCTGTCGGGAAGAGAGCGATGCTATCAAGCTTGGTTGAACCACAACATCAGCAAACGCATCATTGAAACTGCAAAATCTCAAAGCGCCATGGTTGCCATTGAAAATCTGACTGGCATCAGAGATAGAACCAATCAGCAACCGCGAAACAAGACAGAACGGAGACGTTCTAACTCTTGGGCATTTTACCAACTTCGCACCTTCGTGGAATACAAAGGACTCAAGGAAGGGATTGGGGTTGTTGCGGTCAATCCTGCCTACACAAGCCGAACTTGCCACGTCTGCAATCATTTGGGATTGCGCAGTGAGAAGCGGTTTAAGTGTGGCAACTGTGGATGGCATGGCGATGCTGATGTAAATGGCGCAATTAATATTTCTAAGCTTGGGGCAGCGTTTGTAAGCCTGCCTGGAGGCTCGAATCTAAGTTTTTCTTTGAACCGCGATGATTCAGGGCTACTGAAAGCTCCGCCCTTCTAGGGCGGAGTTGCTTACTCGGGCATGACTCCTATAGGGACTTTTACGGAGGCGATCTCGGTCATTTCCGTAGCGACCATTTCATCGGAGGATTGCATTGCAGCTTGGCTAGCCCCAGCGCGTGCCAATTGATAAAATGCGATCGCGGGCACTACTCCTAAAATGACCCCTAAGAAGACAGGAATGTAGATCCCAGCAGCCACACTCATAATGGTGGCAAACGCAAAGTTGCTGAGATATATGGCTAATGGAAGTCCCAATTGTGTCCGAGGCAGGGTTACGGGTTTTGCTTTCCATAGCAGAGTTGCTACGGTCATAAATACCGTTCCCGTTCCCAACCAACCAGCAAAGTTTTGATAGGGCATGCCAAAGAAAGCGCCCGGTTGCTCCCAAATCCAAAACGGCATGGTGGTTTGACTCATAGCGGGATCGAGAACGAAGTCCCAAGAAGTTAACATGGTTGCACCGAGAGCGATCGCGCCCACATATTGTACCCAATTCGGAATTTGACGGCTTTCCAAGCCCGCACGGGCAAGCAGATAGGCGCTAAATCCCAGATAGAACCAAGATAGGGGAATGGTAAAGGGCACTAAACCCGCCACCTTATAGCCCAAGCCGGTCAGATAGCGGTAGTGACCGAAGGGAAAGCCCGTACTCGTTCCCAGCAGTTCGCTACACAGAGACAGAGCGATCGCCGGCGCCATAAACCCCAGCCAGTGCCACAGTCCCAAGGTTCGATAGGCGTAGACGGCAACGGCAGCCGTTGCTAAAAGCATATAAACTACGCCACCCCCCGCCATCGACCAAGCAAAGGCAGTTTTACCGAATTCTGGCAGGTTGACGACAAATTCAGGATTCGGCAAGACGATTAATAATCCTGCCAAGCCAAAAGCCATCGATAGGATATGACCGATTAGTAAAAAGCGCTCAGCACTGATAATGGGTTTCATTAATTTGATATCCAGCGTTCAAATAGAGAGATGGATTAGTAATAGTTTACAAATCTTTATGAGAATAGGTAACGCAAATCTAAAAATTCTCTTAAAAATCGTGATTGCTGAAGATAACCTATGGAAATATTGGCACTTTGCCTCTTAACAAACGATCTTAGTAGTAAGAACGCAAAAGTGCCGATCGCTACTAAAATCGGTCGCCCCAAAAATTTTGATAGACTGATAGAAATATAAGATAAGGGCAGTAGGCATTTCACCGAGCCGCGATCTGATGAACTCATTTCTTTCTGACACCGCCAAAATCCTCGTCCGTCCGGCACAGTATCGCGACTTAGAAGCGATCGAGGTTCTAGCCGCCGAGTCTTCCGAAGTCGAACGGTTGAGCGATCGCGCGAACATAGGCGAGCAAGTGCAACAACTCCGACGCTGGTACGGGCCTCTTAAGTTTTTGAGTCTTTTTCCCAATCCGTTTCAGTACCATTTTTGCGTTTACGTTGCCGAGCTAGTAAAAGCAGACAATCGCAACGCGCACAAACTGCTAGGTTGGATTCAAGTTGCCCCCTTCAACAAAACTCGCAGCACCTGGCAAGTAGGTCGGGTATCGATCGCAAGATCGGGCGATTGCCCGGAAACCCTGGTAGATCCGCTAGCGATCGGTTCGCAACTGTTACGCTACTGCTTTGAAACTATTTGGGAAGCAAGAACCTGGGTTCTGGAACTCGATGTCAACGAAAAAGATGCTTTGGCATTATATCGACACAATGGGTTTCAGCCGTTAGCTCAGATGACCTATTGGTCGCTCGCTCCCGATTTGCTAGCAGAGTTGGCGCAAAACGACCCGGACTTGCCCAATCTGCTGCCGATTAGCAACGCAGATGCTCAATTACTCTTCCAATTGGATTGTGTTTCGAT
It includes:
- the hslO gene encoding Hsp33 family molecular chaperone HslO; its protein translation is MADQLIRATAADGGIRAVGAISTRLTQEARVRHKLSYVATAALGRAMTSGLLLASNMKREGSRVNIRIRGNGPMGGLLVDAGLDGTVRGYVDNPSVELPPNEQGKLDVGGALGREGFVYVVRDIGYGYPYSSTVELVSGEVGDDIANYLVTSEQTPSALIVGVFVGAEGVTASGGILLQVMPKAARDEALVATLEERVGQLSGFTPLMQQGLTLPDIFNRLLGDLGLVILPEVQMIRFDCPCSFNRVLGALKILGEAELQDMIEKDDGAEATCQFCGEIYQASRDHLAQLIEDLRAESV
- the aroF gene encoding 3-deoxy-7-phosphoheptulonate synthase, coding for MLNAKLALKSHPEQKTIVPLSDTIAFGGREIVIIGGPCAVESLEQMERVASHLKPTPIQALRGGVYKPRTSPYAFQGLGLEGLKILADVRRRYKMPVVTEVMSIEQIEAIAAHVDILQVGSRNMQNYDLLKALGQVNKPILLKRGLAATLEEFVYAAEYILSHGNPNVVLCERGIRSFDSYTRNVLDLGAVAALKQITHLPIIVDPSHAVGKRELVAPMAKAAIATGADGLIIECHPEPDKSVSDARQALFLEEMVDLTRILEPIAAAVGRCFPKLALPAIVP
- the cruG gene encoding 2'-O-glycosyltransferase CruG; protein product: MLGKEILGAISLGLLLFQGTAIPILLSRLLRGSGRRPPLEPKNPTPDLLGTVSIIVPTLNEAERIDPCLAGLSRQSYEVREIIVVDSHSQDGTQERVKAAAQKDPRFRLMTDDPLPRGWVGRPWALHTGFLNSSPKSQWILGIDADTQPQPGLVASLLAAAEEEGYDLVSLSPQFILRHPGEWWLQPALLMTLLYRFNSAGVREQVPERVMANGQCFFCRRSVLERLGGYSSAASSFCDDVTLARYAATQGFKVGFLDGAKVIRVRMYEGARETWQEWGRSLDLKDAASSSQLWGDLWLLLGTQGLPLFVSAILLTCLGLGYSFPTLKAAVGLNLFLLAIRFALLGAIAPSYYRGEKPSPAVRLFWLSPLADPLAVLRIFISAFQKPTHWRGRIYSLEN
- a CDS encoding RNA-guided endonuclease TnpB family protein, with the protein product MKQTLTLVCKLKPTPEQAPQIEAMLQAFADGCNFANESVNPKVTNKVTIQAQTYGQLRSRFGLSANQAVRVCARVAANRKTAKLKGKSVKTFKPTSADYDARIFAFREKDWSVSLTLLGHREQIELDVGKYQSGKLKGRKPTSATLCKHRDGQFYIHIQVSDETPQPIKSNHVIGVDFGRRDIAVTSDGKKWDGKPIEKVRDKFSKTRALLLAKVSKGTRTTRRRVRKILKRLSGRERCYQAWLNHNISKRIIETAKSQSAMVAIENLTGIRDRTNQQPRNKTERRRSNSWAFYQLRTFVEYKGLKEGIGVVAVNPAYTSRTCHVCNHLGLRSEKRFKCGNCGWHGDADVNGAINISKLGAAFVSLPGGSNLSFSLNRDDSGLLKAPPF
- the cruF gene encoding gamma-carotene 1'-hydroxylase CruF, which translates into the protein MKPIISAERFLLIGHILSMAFGLAGLLIVLPNPEFVVNLPEFGKTAFAWSMAGGGVVYMLLATAAVAVYAYRTLGLWHWLGFMAPAIALSLCSELLGTSTGFPFGHYRYLTGLGYKVAGLVPFTIPLSWFYLGFSAYLLARAGLESRQIPNWVQYVGAIALGATMLTSWDFVLDPAMSQTTMPFWIWEQPGAFFGMPYQNFAGWLGTGTVFMTVATLLWKAKPVTLPRTQLGLPLAIYLSNFAFATIMSVAAGIYIPVFLGVILGVVPAIAFYQLARAGASQAAMQSSDEMVATEMTEIASVKVPIGVMPE
- a CDS encoding GNAT family N-acetyltransferase translates to MNSFLSDTAKILVRPAQYRDLEAIEVLAAESSEVERLSDRANIGEQVQQLRRWYGPLKFLSLFPNPFQYHFCVYVAELVKADNRNAHKLLGWIQVAPFNKTRSTWQVGRVSIARSGDCPETLVDPLAIGSQLLRYCFETIWEARTWVLELDVNEKDALALYRHNGFQPLAQMTYWSLAPDLLAELAQNDPDLPNLLPISNADAQLLFQLDCVSMPPLLRQVFDRHVQDFKTSFVNTLLAKFNQWCHRTETISGYVFEPQRKAAIGYFQLNLQKNGSRPHQARLTVHPAYTWLYPKLLAQMARLVKDLPSQDLELVSADYQHEREEYLEKLGAQRIAHTLLMSRSVWHKLKETKPEGLQLSEMLQGLQAIPRTPIPSRMSWQKVPFQSPPITSRRPESSEIPSNSSSKNGKTSDGASEGSDINPQF